The following proteins are co-located in the Naumovozyma dairenensis CBS 421 chromosome 9, complete genome genome:
- the CBF2 gene encoding Cbf2p (similar to Saccharomyces cerevisiae CBF2 (YGR140W); ancestral locus Anc_3.504) — MDESDTSSNVQFLLGSISPKIQLQYKYHFAQYINWCRNRNLLDVSQQQQQQQQPVTDEDIYRRLPISCFLIHWFIIDTFIINVPTSNSKLPTSEEIEKIIKSLKFLDKLCHVAKGNIEYTIDPRVESYLNSIPSIYSQYEHMPKIFTLSDNDDNNNNNNNKVYKLLKTAVNLWNPNTTHLKNNEPRIKLQFLLTLQLSTMYNITYDEQFDLLLSNFQTRPMIESSSSSSSSSSPSKQLPVIYGTYTRNNTSKKKVNGLKTLEIIPQNCPFICPIMTLATYYFLRFYILKDYKFPMTETDIEHFPFLHEEHADDEEVWQNSLTQISEYCQFTSPLSSDVESNDSNNIYFTPDILRTVKSKFPEAFDVAFKDDIPLDLNYLMNLRNPIHELNYRTNETNNNTYFSIRKVPPNGMLFQLFPEIEILKGKLEGSASSPPLKLQNFIQLMEALRLIFVSNLPFIYEFFPDHDIFKYPVLQREEFRIYLNSAKILSSGNNNNSEDTLPFRIFPDDKQCLTRKSFTQLIIEPSSNLASIVTSSLKDTIRHVDTDNSVTNNESKTLSNNNLQEMLSIANATKNAPKKRTRSKTKAQENDKTNTIKSKRRKHTSSERDISEDDTRENSAKQSLINIPQSITTTSNNQQQSVMTNELTQRITDEEFQFMQLQTMTNFQNLVGTLTKIFDEVPVKKPVKHLITKQLNSFNDSMFETLNFDPMERHKFVKNQIIKHSQQNDFEELDTKQPTRRTGREKSLNLMDISDDDDDDDDEEEDKKESSSSSEDADEDNSDSDDDDDSVDGEDNNMQEELKYLINELVTTRVNSIFKNQMNQFARKFGDKIETIVENIVNQKIHDFANTHFNSMSTPKGTVLSRAVQQNNHMKQKLNGNATNANASDGRHNSFMSIPKDAVVSNTSSPYISSQMSTPKLIPLSMKRATKSMTVSREKENIGTQSFEDGEVSAFQLDETINTIDGIVKEWFQPNPKYNNESIHSLNKSKNKSWRKHVSAELYKERKVIVEFVVYLMNEENFERKVAIKACELIRDNKPMSALARLLRDWKRDHRGNFSGLSDQIYILL; from the coding sequence ATGGATGAATCTGACACTAGCTCGAATGTCCAGTTTCTACTAGGTTCTATATCACCAAAAATTCAACTTCAATACAAATATCATTTCGCTCAGTATATCAATTGGTGTCGAAATAGAAACTTATTAGATGTgtcacaacaacaacaacaacaacaacaaccgGTCActgatgaagatatatACAGACGTTTACCAATATCATGTTTTCTCATTCATTGGTTCATAATTGATACATTTATAATCAATGTTCCTACTTCAAATTCTAAGTTACCAACATCTGAAGAAATcgaaaaaattatcaagagTTTGAAATTCTTGGATAAATTGTGTCACGTTGCAAAGGGTAACATTGAATATACAATTGATCCTAGGGTAGAATCATACTTAAATAGTATCCCCAGTATTTATTCCCAATACGAACATATGCCAAAAATATTCACTTTAtcagataatgatgataataataataataataataataaggtGTACAAGTTGTTGAAAACTGCGGTAAACCTTTGGAATCCTAATACAACACACTTAAAGAATAATGAACCAAGAATAAAACTGCAATTTCTACTTACTTTGCAACTGTCAACAATGTATAATATCACGTATGATGAACAATTCGATTTATTACTGTCAAATTTCCAAACAAGACCAATGAttgaatcatcatcatcatcatcatcatcctcatcacCTTCTAAGCAACTTCCAGTCATATATGGAACATACACACGAAATAATActtcaaagaagaaggtcAATGGTCTCAAAACATTAGAAATCATACCGCAAAATTGTCCCTTTATATGTCCCATTATGACACTAGCAACATATTATTTCCTACGTTTCTATATACTTAAAGATTATAAATTCCCAATGACAGAAACCGACATTGAGCATTTCCCATTTTTACACGAGGAACAtgcagatgatgaagaagtaTGGCAAAATTCATTAACGCAAATATCTGAATACTGTCAATTTACCTCGCCTTTATCCTCTGACGTTGAAAGCAACGATTCCAATAACATTTACTTTACTCCGGATATATTACGAACAGTGAAATCGAAATTCCCTGAAGCCTTTGACGTAGCATTTAAAGATGACATACCATTGGATTTGAACTATCTGAtgaatttaagaaatcCAATACATGAACTAAATTACAGGACCAACGAaacaaataacaatacatatttttcaataagaaAGGTCCCACCCAATGGAATGTTATTCCAATTATTCccagaaattgaaatattaaagGGGAAATTGGAAGGATCTGCTTCTTCGCCACCATTAAAGTTACAAAACTTTATTCAACTAATGGAGGCTTTAAGATTAATATTTGTCAGTAATCTTCCTTTCATTTACGAATTTTTCCCAGATCAtgatatattcaaatatccTGTTTTACAAAGAGAAGAATTCCGTATCTACTTAAATAGTGCCAAGATTCTATCAAGTggtaacaataataacagtgAAGATACATTACCATTCCGCATTTTCCCTGATGATAAACAATGTCTTACGAGGAAAAGCTTTACTCAATTGATTATTGAACCATCTTCTAATCTCGCTTCGATTGTTACTTCATCACTTAAGGATACAATAAGGCACGTTGATACTGATAATAGTGTTACAAATAATGAGTCCAAaactttatcaaataataatttgcAAGAAATGTTATCGATTGCCAATGCAACTAAGAACGCTCCCAAAAAAAGAACCAGAAGTAAGACCAAAGCACAAGAAAATGACAAGACTAATACCATTAAAAGCAAGAGGAGGAAACATACCTCTTCTGAAAGAGATATCTCTGAGGATGATACCCGGGAGAACTCCGCGAAGCAAagtttaataaatattcctCAATCAATTACAACTACTTCGAACAACCAGCAACAGTCAGTGATGACAAACGAATTAACGCAAAGAATCACAGATGAGGAATTCCAATTCATGCAATTACAAACAATGacaaattttcaaaacttaGTTGGAACATTAACTAAGATTTTTGATGAAGTACCAGTTAAGAAACCCGTGAAACATTTAATCACTaaacaattgaattcatttaatgattcaatGTTTGAAACTCTTAATTTCGATCCAATGGAAAGACACAAATTCgtaaaaaatcaaataattaaaCATAGTCAACAAaatgattttgaagaattagatacCAAGCAACCAACCAGGCGGACAGGAAGAGAGAAATCATTGAACTTAATGGATATTTCtgacgatgacgatgatgacgatgatgagGAGGAGGACAAAAAAGAGAGTTCATCGTCTAGTGAAGATGCCGACGAGGACAATAGCGATAGtgacgatgacgatgacAGTGTTGACGGGGAAGACAATAATATGCAAGAAGAACTAAAGTATTTAATAAACGAATTAGTAACAACGAGGGTCAATTCCATTTTCAAGAatcaaatgaatcaatttgCTAGAAAATTTGGTGACAAAATTGAAACCATTGTGGAAAATATAGTTAATCAAAAGATTCACGATTTTGCAAATACTCATTTCAACTCGATGAGTACGCCCAAAGGGACCGTACTCTCTAGAGCAGTGCAGCAAAATAATCatatgaaacaaaaattgaatggTAATGCTACCAATGCTAATGCAAGCGACGGAAGACACAACTCATTTATGTCCATCCCTAAAGATGCTGTAGTTTCCAACACAAGTTCACCATATATATCATCTCAAATGTCAACACCTAAATTAATTCCCTTGTCAATGAAGAGGGCAACTAAAAGCATGACGGTCTCGAgggaaaaggaaaatatcGGCACGCAATCTTTCGAAGATGGGGAAGTATCTGCTTTCCAATTGGATGAAACAATCAACACTATAGATGGCATCGTTAAAGAATGGTTTCAACCGAATCccaaatataataatgaatctaTCCATTCGTTAAACAAATCGAAGAATAAAAGTTGGAGAAAACATGTATCAGCAGAATTGTACAAAGAACGTAAAGTAATAGTGGAATTTGTAGTCTATTTGATGAACGAGGagaattttgaaagaaaagtTGCTATCAAAGCTTGTGAATTGATTAGAGATAATAAACCAATGTCAGCCCTTGCAAGATTGTTACGAGATTGGAAAAGAGATCATCGTGGGAACTTTAGTGGATTGTCTGAccaaatttatatattgttATAA
- the TPO2 gene encoding spermine transporter (similar to Saccharomyces cerevisiae TPO2 (YGR138C) and TPO3 (YPR156C); ancestral locus Anc_3.503), which produces MSDLESVNSFNSQDSTSTNSSSIDEQQQPQQYIPNTTTTTTTNGAQLKLTRTETVKTLQDLGVTRDAPVPDVNAPQTSARNTIFPEEYTMETTTGLVPVSTLQSLGRTATSITRTRTRQIERRSTSGFSTTSNSKGEEEEEEEEEEEEDTKEVPELDPEIEFVTFVTNDPANPHNWPLWIRWTYTILLSTLVICVAYGSACITGGLGTVQDQFHVGLEAAILSCSLMVIGFSLGPLIWSPVSDLYGRQVAYFFSMGLYVIFNIPCALAPNLGCLLACRFLCGVWSSSGLCLVGGSIADMFPSETRGKAIAFFAFCPYTGPVLGPVVNGFISVSTGRMDLIFWVNMAFAGVMWIISSAIPETYAPVILKRRAAKLRKETGNPKIMTEQEAQGISFNEMMKGCVLRPLKFSVTEPVLFATCFYVCLIYSLLYAFFFAYPVIFSEMYGYKDNFIGLMMLPILIGATFALAFTFWCESKYLALIKTRKPTPEDRLLGAKIGAPFAALGLWMLGATTYNHRMWVAPASSGIPFGFGMVLIYYSLNNYIIDCYVQYASSALATKVFLRSAGGAAFPLFTTQMYHKLGLHWASWLLAFICTAMIALPFGFSYYGQGLRHKLSKYDYSIDAVDD; this is translated from the coding sequence atgagTGATTTAGAATCTGTCAACTCTTTCAACTCACAAGACAGTACATCCACGAATTCGTCTTCAATAGAcgaacaacaacaacctcaacaatatattccaaatacaacaacaacaacaacgacAAATGGTGCTCAATTAAAACTAACACGTACAGAAACCGTCAAAACATTACAAGATTTAGGTGTCACCCGTGATGCTCCAGTACCGGACGTCAATGCACCTCAAACTTCTGCAAGAAATACAATCTTCCCCGAAGAATATACAATGGAAACCACTACAGGGTTAGTCCCAGTATCTACATTACAATCTCTAGGTAGAACCGCGACATCTATTACACGTACAAGAACAAGACAAATCGAACGTCGTTCCACAAGTGGCTTTTCCACGACTTCAAACTCCAaaggtgaagaagaagaagaagaagaggaggaggaagaagaggatACTAAAGAAGTCCCTGAATTAGATCCAGAAATTGAATTCGTTACCTTCGTTACAAATGATCCTGCTAATCCACATAATTGGCCTTTATGGATCCGTTGGACATATACCATCTTACTATCCACTTTAGTTATTTGTGTCGCTTATGGATCAGCTTGTATCACTGGTGGTTTAGGTACAGTACAAGATCAATTCCACGTTGGGTTAGAAGCTGCTATTTTATCATGTTCATTGATGGTCATTGGGTTCTCATTGGGTCCACTTATTTGGTCTCCGGTTAGTGATTTATACGGGAGACAAGTAGCATACTTCTTCTCAATGGGACTTTACGTTATCTTCAATATACCTTGTGCTTTGGCACCTAATTTAGGGTGTTTACTAGCGTGTAGGTTTTTATGCGGGGTTTGGTCCTCTTCAGGACTTTGTTTGGTCGGTGGTTCAATTGCTGATATGTTCCCAAGTGAAACAAGAGGTAAAGCTATTGCGTTTTTCGCATTTTGTCCATATACAGGTCCTGTCTTAGGTCCTGTTGTAAACGGGTTCATTTCTGTATCAACTGGTAGAATGGATCTAATTTTCTGGGTTAATATGGCATTTGCTGGTGTTATGTGGATTATTTCATCTGCTATCCCTGAAACGTATGCTCCTGTGATTTTAAAACGTCGTGCTGCAAAATTAAGAAAGGAAACTGGCAACCCTAAAATTATGACTGAACAAGAAGCTCAAGGTATTAGtttcaatgaaatgatGAAAGGTTGTGTTTTAAGACCATTAAAATTCTCAGTCACTGAACCAGTTTTATTCGCAACATGTTTTTATGTCTGTTTGATTTACTCTCTATTATATGCATTTTTCTTCGCATATCCTGTTATTTTCAGCGAAATGTACGGTtataaagataattttATCGGTTTGATGATGTTACCAATTTTGATCGGTGCTACATTTGCATTAGCATTTACCTTTTGGTGTGAATCTAAATACTTGGCACTCATAAAAACTCGTAAGCCTACTCCTGAAGATCGTTTACTTGGTGCCAAAATTGGTGCTCCATTTGCCGCTCTTGGGTTATGGATGTTAGGTGCTACTACTTATAATCATCGTATGTGGGTGGCTCCTGCATCATCAGGTATACCTTTCGGATTTGGTATggttttgatttattactCATTAAATAACTATATCATTGATTGTTACGTTCAATATGCTTCATCCGCATTAGCTACCAAGGTTTTCTTAAGATCTGCCGGTGGTGCTGCATTCCCATTATTTACTACTCAAATGTATCATAAATTAGGCTTACATTGGGCTTCTTGGTTACTAGCGTTCATTTGTACCGCTATGATTGCATTACCATTTGGTTTCTCATATTATGGTCAAGGGTTAAGACATAAATTATCCAAATATGATTATTCCATCGATGCTGTCGATGATTAA